A single window of Anomaloglossus baeobatrachus isolate aAnoBae1 chromosome 5, aAnoBae1.hap1, whole genome shotgun sequence DNA harbors:
- the PXMP4 gene encoding peroxisomal membrane protein 4 → MAGAVLPRSLLRALNELLKRRRYRAALAVIKGFRNGAVYGAKIRAPHALVMTFLFKSGSLKEKLQAILQATFTHSRNLAYFVFTYKSLLAAQEKIHGSKWQFHSFLAACVGGWLVFGENNHINSQINMYLLSRVLFGLSRLAVEKGYIPEPKQDVFPWFAALVWGFVLWLFEYQRHTLQPSLQSSMTYLYDDSNIWHDISDFLIYNKPKPAK, encoded by the exons ATGGCAGGAGCCGTGTTACCGAGGTCTCTGCTCCGGGCTCTGAATGAGCTTCTCAAGAGGAGGAGATATCGAGCTGCTCTGGCCGTGATCAAGGGGTTCCGCaatggagcagt aTATGGCGCTAAGATCCGGGCCCCACACGCACTGGTGATGACATTCCTGTTTAAAAGTGGAAG TCTGAAAGAGAAGTTGCAAGCGATCCTTCAAGCGACATTCACACATTCTCGGAATCTGGCATATTTCGTCTTCACATATAAGAGTCTTCTTGCTGCTCAAGAGAAAATACATGGAAGCAAATGGCAATTTCACTCCTTCCTGGCAGCTTGTGTAGGGGGTTGGCTGGTGTTTGGAGAGAATAATCACATCAACAGCCAG ATAAATATGTACCTGCTATCTCGTGTCCTCTTTGGTCTGTCCAGACTGGCAGTAGAGAAAGGATACATCCCAGAACCCAAACAGGACGTGTTTCCCTGGTTTGCCGCCTTAGTGTGGGGTTTTGTCCTGTGGCTCTTTGAATACCAAAGACACACTCTCCAGCCATCTCTACAGTCCTCCATGACTTACCTGTATGACGACAGCAACATCTGGCACGATATCTCCGACTTCTTGATATACAACAAACCCAAGCCTGCAAAGTAG